Sequence from the Fulvivirga ligni genome:
ATTCACAGGGTTAAAGTAACGCAAGCAGAACTGCATTATGTAGGTAGTATAACTATTGATGAAGATTTGCTGGATGCTGCCAATATGATTGAAGGAGAGAAAGTGCAGATAGTGAATGTGAATAATGGTGAACGTATAGAAACGTACATTATCAAAGGTGAGCGCGGTAGTGGCATGATTTGCCTTAACGGACCGGCTGCACGTAGAGCTCAGGTAGGAGATATTATAATTATTATATCATACGCACATATGGATTTTGAGGAGGCGAAAAAATTTGAGCCTGCCATCATTTTTCCTGATGCTAACAATAAACTACTATAATCCTAAATGAGTAGTAGTATTAAGAATGGGTTGAAGTACGTGGTTATGCTGGGCATAACAGCGTTTCTCCTATGGATATCGTTCGAAAATATAGAGGTTTCAGGAGATGAAACTAAATGGGGTTTTCTAATGAAAACCTGGAATAGTGCCGATAAGTTGTTTTTAGTATTATCCGCAGTGGCTGCAGTTATGAGCCATGTTATTCGCGCGGAAAGATGGAAGTTATTGCTCAAGCCTTTGGGGTACACACCTTCACTAGGGCACAGCTTTATGTCTGTGATGGTAGGGTATTTTATTAACCTGGCTGTACCCAGAGGTGGTGAGGTGTCCAGGTGTTACAATCTTTACAGGATAGATAAGACTCCGGTTGATGTTTCTTTCGGTACCGTAGTGATGGAGAGGATCATTGACGTTATCTTCTTGGTGATTCTTCTTTCCACTTCTTTTTTTATTGAATTAGATAATCTGGTTTATTTCTTTCAGTCTGATGAAATTAAGAAACTGACAGCTACAGGTGATTCAAGTTTCTCTTACACTATAATTATAGGGGCAGTATTATTCATAGTGGCCATTGTAATGATAGTGCTCTATTTATTTAAAAGTAGAAGATACCTGACATTGAGATATATGTCTAAGGCCCGTAAGATTTTTAAAGGACTAAAAAGTGGTTTAACCAGCATCTTTCGTCTGGAAAAGAGATTCCTTTTCATTGTATATTCGTTAGGTATATGGGTTTGCTATTACTTAATGATGTATTTAGTAATGTTAGCATTCCCGGAGACTTCACACCTGGGTGTGTTGGCCGCGCTCACTATATTTGTAATAGGTGGTATAGCTATGGCTTTACCTTTGCCTGGCGGTGCCGGCAGTTTCCATATTTTAGTACCATTAGGTCTTGTGTTGCTCTATAATTTGCCTGAAGAAAAGGCTATTCCTTTCACGTTCATCTTTCATGGATGGCAAACGTTGGTGATTATAGTAGTAGGAGCAGTTTCATTGTTTTTAAGTCAGGTAGCTAGAAAGAAAGTTGAGAACACAGGAAAAAATATATGATTTAGACGCTTTCTTGAACTTAAGAGAGAGCTGGAAGGAAGAAAATGAAAAGCTGGTCTTTACCAATGGATGCTTTGATATTCTTCATCTCGGACATGTTGATTATTTAGAAAAAGCAGCAGAACTGGGAGATAGAATGGTTGTGGCCATTAATACAGATGCCTCAGTTAAAAAATTAAAAGGTGAAGAAAGACCGTTGAATAATGAGTACAGCCGTGCACGCCTTTTGGCCGCTCTTAGTTTTGTAGATGCTGTAATCTATTTCTCAGAAGAAACCCCATATGAACTCATAAGTGCCATAAAGCCAGATGTTTTAGTGAAAGGAAGTGACTATTTGGCAGAAGACATTGTTGGCTCAGATATTGTTATCAATAATGGTGGAGAGGTGAAAACCATTGATTTAGTTAGTGGTTATTCTACTACCAATTTGATTAATAAGATTAAGAAAACTTAATGAAATATGATTTGGGTTATAATTATAGTATTTGGGATCATAAGTTTTGCTGTACAGCATAAGCTTAAAAGCAAGTTTAAAAAATACTCTCAAGTTCCCTTAAATAAGAATTTATCAGGAGCCGAAATTGCTCAGTTAATGTTGGCAGACCATGGTATACATGATGTAAAAGTCATATCGGTGTCAGGACACTTGTCAGACCACTATAATCCTTCAAACAGGACAGTTAATTTAAGTGAGGCCGTGTATCACGGTCGGAATGCCGCGGCAGCAGCTGTTGCTTCTCACGAATGTGGTCACGCAGTGCAGCATGCTAAAGCTTATAGCATGTTAGAGTTCAGATCTGCAATGGTGCCGATTCAGAATGCCAGCGCGAAGATCTTGAATATCATTATGATGATAATGTTATTTGGTGGTATTTTTCTTTTCCAGACATTCCCTATCCAACTGGTATTACTGGTAATTATTGGTGCATACAGTGTTATGACGTTGTTTTCATTAGTAACACTGCCAGTGGAATTTGATGCTAGTAAAAGGGCTTTAGCTTGGGTTAAAGAAAGACACATTGTTGATTCGAACGAATACGGGATGGCTAAGGACGCTCTGAAATGGGCAGCCATGACCTATGTGGTGGCGGCTTTGGCATCTCTGGTAACGCTACTATACTACATAAGCATGTTCTTAGGTAACCGTGATTAGCATGTAGGTACTAATTCTGCCGGTTATTTGAATTATATTTTTAAAAATAATTGTAATTTTAGAGGGATTGTTATGCATGCATAACAATCCCTCTTTGTTTTTGTATAGAGGGGTGTACAAACTCATGATTAAATAAATACTTACTATGAATTTCGAATTTACTGAAGAACAATTAGCTGTGAGAGATGCAGCCAGAGATTTCGCTCAAAACGAGCTGCTTCCTGGTGTGATAGAGAGAGATGAAAACCAGCAATTTCCTGCGGAACAGATTAAGAAAATGGGAGAATTGGGATTTATGGGTATGATGGTGGATCCTAAATATAATGGAGGAGGAATGGATTCCATATCATACGTGCTGGCCATGGAAGAGATATCTAAAGTAGATGCATCATGTTCAGTTGCTATGTCTGTAAATAACTCCCTGGTTTGTTGGGGACTGGAGAAATACGGTTCTGAGGAGCAAAAGCAGAAATATCTAACAAGACTTTCAACTGGTGAAATTATTGGTGCCTTCTGTCTTTCTGAGCCAGAAGCAGGTTCTGACGCTACTAGCCAGAGAACCACTGCAGAAGATAAAGGAGACTATTATCTTCTTAATGGTACTAAAAACTGGATCACTAACGGTAATAGTGCCGGTGTTTATATTATAATAGCTCAAACCGATCCTGAGAAAAAACATAAGGGCATCAACGCGCTTATAGTAGAAAAAGGGATGGATGGTTTTGTGGTTGGTAAGAAAGAAAACAAGCTTGGTATTAGAGGTTCTGATACACACTCTTTGATGTTTACGGACGTTAAAGTGCCAAAAGAAAACAGAATCGGAGAAGATGGTTTCGGGTTCAAGTTTGCTATGAGTACTTTGAATGGAGGTAGAATAGGTATTGCGTCTCAGGCCTTGGGTATTGCATCAGGCGCCTATGAACTAGCATTGAAATATTCAAAAGAGAGAAAGGCATTTGGTAAGGAAATTTCTCAGCATCAGGCCATTCAGTTTAAGTTAGCTGATATGGCTACGCAAATAGAGGCTGCTCGTT
This genomic interval carries:
- the panD gene encoding aspartate 1-decarboxylase, with the protein product MNIEVLKSKIHRVKVTQAELHYVGSITIDEDLLDAANMIEGEKVQIVNVNNGERIETYIIKGERGSGMICLNGPAARRAQVGDIIIIISYAHMDFEEAKKFEPAIIFPDANNKLL
- a CDS encoding lysylphosphatidylglycerol synthase transmembrane domain-containing protein; protein product: MSSSIKNGLKYVVMLGITAFLLWISFENIEVSGDETKWGFLMKTWNSADKLFLVLSAVAAVMSHVIRAERWKLLLKPLGYTPSLGHSFMSVMVGYFINLAVPRGGEVSRCYNLYRIDKTPVDVSFGTVVMERIIDVIFLVILLSTSFFIELDNLVYFFQSDEIKKLTATGDSSFSYTIIIGAVLFIVAIVMIVLYLFKSRRYLTLRYMSKARKIFKGLKSGLTSIFRLEKRFLFIVYSLGIWVCYYLMMYLVMLAFPETSHLGVLAALTIFVIGGIAMALPLPGGAGSFHILVPLGLVLLYNLPEEKAIPFTFIFHGWQTLVIIVVGAVSLFLSQVARKKVENTGKNI
- the rfaE2 gene encoding D-glycero-beta-D-manno-heptose 1-phosphate adenylyltransferase, which codes for MNLRESWKEENEKLVFTNGCFDILHLGHVDYLEKAAELGDRMVVAINTDASVKKLKGEERPLNNEYSRARLLAALSFVDAVIYFSEETPYELISAIKPDVLVKGSDYLAEDIVGSDIVINNGGEVKTIDLVSGYSTTNLINKIKKT
- a CDS encoding zinc metallopeptidase, with amino-acid sequence MIWVIIIVFGIISFAVQHKLKSKFKKYSQVPLNKNLSGAEIAQLMLADHGIHDVKVISVSGHLSDHYNPSNRTVNLSEAVYHGRNAAAAAVASHECGHAVQHAKAYSMLEFRSAMVPIQNASAKILNIIMMIMLFGGIFLFQTFPIQLVLLVIIGAYSVMTLFSLVTLPVEFDASKRALAWVKERHIVDSNEYGMAKDALKWAAMTYVVAALASLVTLLYYISMFLGNRD
- a CDS encoding acyl-CoA dehydrogenase, coding for MNFEFTEEQLAVRDAARDFAQNELLPGVIERDENQQFPAEQIKKMGELGFMGMMVDPKYNGGGMDSISYVLAMEEISKVDASCSVAMSVNNSLVCWGLEKYGSEEQKQKYLTRLSTGEIIGAFCLSEPEAGSDATSQRTTAEDKGDYYLLNGTKNWITNGNSAGVYIIIAQTDPEKKHKGINALIVEKGMDGFVVGKKENKLGIRGSDTHSLMFTDVKVPKENRIGEDGFGFKFAMSTLNGGRIGIASQALGIASGAYELALKYSKERKAFGKEISQHQAIQFKLADMATQIEAARLLCLNAASLKDQGKDFVKAAAMAKVFASKVAMDVTVEAVQVHGGYGFVKEYHVERLMRDAKITQIYEGTTEIQKIVISRELLK